The Plasmodium sp. gorilla clade G2 genome assembly, contig: PADLG01_00_11, whole genome shotgun sequence sequence tatattatattaatatatatatttatttatttattatatttattaatacgtctttcaagaaatattatttatttttaattgaaaccttacatatatatatatatatatatatatatatatatatatatatatatatatttaaaaaaataaataaataattcaaatgatgtaattatttcttatacttcaggaacatatatatcaacgctttattattttttttgatattatttatttatattaataaatacaacATCTAAATAATGTgtttgttatttatatataatcatataatacatataatgtagagaaaaaattttataaataatattatataccttATGAAAGCatacataattattacaaacatattattttttataaaaacagtATGAATCGCAgattattcaaatatatttaaataatttcaaATGTATTGAACAAAAGTTTacaatatttgtatatattaattatataatgtatttaaaaattttcattatttcatttcttttttttttttttttttttttaattatatatttttatgcatttacttttttttattttggtaataataatattaataataataataaagtatttactttttttaattattaaaaggaaattgttatattatttatatattcaattttatatggtgtacttatatttataataaatttggGAACCACGCGGTTCTCAAAATATAAACgctatattataatatatatatatatatatatatattttaaataaaaaataaatataatttataaatatataaataaatatatatatataatttatattgtgtctatcaaaaatattcacatttttgttaaaatttaaaaaatatccttaatttcccttttttttttttttgtaataaatttaaaatataatatttatttttatttttattttttcttagcGTCctccttttattattttggtacaacaattttaatattttttcggTCCTTATTGCATTTAATATATGCAAAAAGTATTAATAATCAATacctttaaaatatttatataaagttttattttctttttcaataaatatttttccttttaatatttaaaaaattattatatcatacaACATTATATGGgctatattaatatatatatatttttatttttacttgataaatatttaaatatatgttattattaaaatttccaatttttatttatataaaaaggactaaaaatatttatctacatataatactggttataataaaagaaaaaaaaaataaaataagataaatatcttttcattaaaatattaaaatttttatatatcaaattaTTCATAAAGTTTTccacaaataaaataaaaaatatttatgtctttgttcattttaatatatatatatatatatattaaaatgaacAAATTATTCCCCATCTTGCCAATATGGAAATATTTCACTAACAATATCAACATATCTCTTTTTTGcatcttctttatttaaattttccaCAGATTTCCAagcttcatatttttttctatcaaCAAATTTATGCATACTTGGTTCCTTTATATTACAATTGCCTATGGTGCTCtgcttataatatttatataaatctaaCTTTAGTTCATTAGGCAAATTTATAGTTTTAGGTAATCCGTTGATAAAGGAAACACATTCTTCGAATACTTGTGacattttgtattatatattttctttcaaatttattatctaaaattataagaaaataacaaaatatatatatatatatgtatatattataaatacaattcatataaatattataacaattttcacaatgaataaatacatacaaatttacctttatattaatatttgtataccttttattttacaattaaaaaaaaaaagaaaattaaaataaaacagaaaaaatatacctatatataatttatataaaagaataataaagtTTTCTATTTCTTTATACCTTTGAAAAGCAATATTATGTCATTCAGTTGTTATTttgaaacataaaaatattttaaaattgcaaccattaaataaaattatattaattataaaaaagtaaaaaaaatatatcataattttttttttttttttttttttttaagtacattttttatattataataaattcct is a genomic window containing:
- a CDS encoding acyl-CoA binding protein, with amino-acid sequence MSQVFEECVSFINGLPKTINLPNELKLDLYKYYKQSTIGNCNIKEPSMHKFVDRKKYEAWKSVENLNKEDAKKRYVDIVSEIFPYWQDGE